The Ananas comosus cultivar F153 linkage group 6, ASM154086v1, whole genome shotgun sequence genome segment ctttctagtatgttttctctctttatttgctttcttttggcaatttttgacaaaaagggggagagcgtagatgaagggggagagcatggatgaacaggcattTCATTGAActgaagcagaggatgatgagttcaaggACAAATggggagatgtgaacaaagggggagaaggtataagaatttagtgctaatcattttttaatgaattgttttgcaggaaatcaagacttcaagactcctagttgcgtctaagtcatagagtctgttttaggagttttgatgtaattttgagtttcaaattgtatttggattacacgcgaggggttcgatgttttggtgatgacattgaacttcgttttttttaaattgtaatttgtgagtttatgtgtgttttgtcacgaaattgcaaaagggggagattgttaggtcctatgtgttggcaagtttcgtgggtcgagtcggagtcttgaagaagtcggaagcggagtattgaagatcaaagaattcaagacttcaaagaatcggaaaggacgcaaaacacgcaaaacatgaatcacgatgcgtaggtaagctttaaatcttgtttatggtgattcatacttNcacccatcctaggactactcccgtcctagcatgcttaactctcttaacctcttcgGCCTTGCCACcaaccaaaatgcttaagccgggttaagagtttagccctattatatcttatatataggactatctggggtctcacaatctcccctcctttaagccctgacgtcttcgtcaggctcagactcacaaataccaggcgatgtgagactcatctcgctagcctgtTATCCAGACCCTAGcttagccgagactcatctcacacttccggctggtaattggctctgataccaactatgacgccccgacttcccagggggtcacccatcctaggactactcccgtcctagcacgcttaactctcttaacctcttgggtctagccaccacccaaaatgcttaagccgggttaagagtttagccctattatatcttatatataggactgcctattatatcttatatataggactatctggggccTCAcaatacctctagggtactaggaggctagaggacactttcgttggagcaaacgaagggtttcgtttaccgttggtgggtttgacttcatgaaaatgggacaaaatggcccctatgctttctaaactcttcgtaatgttaggtcctatgtgttggcaagtttcgtgggtcgagtcggagtcttgaagaagttcggagcggaatattgaagatcgaagaatccaagacttcgaagaatcggaaaggatgcaaaacacgtaaaacatgaatcacgatgcgtaggtaagctttaaatcttgtttatggtgattcatacttaattatagattttagaatcatgttttcaagttgtaattgattagaaagtttctaagagtttataaaatccaaaacaatgcattttcagcgaaaattgcattgctgtaccggtacaaggtttttctgtccagggtacagccatcaacgttgcgcagaaagtttgatggttgttccggtacaaggattttctgtccagggtacagccatcaacgttgcgcagaaagtttgatggttgttccggtacaagcttcatgctgtaccggtacaagccctgttccggaacaagcaacagcctatccagggtacaggagcttcgcagaaaaatcttccgtcatggtgtaccctggacaacatttcttgttccggtacaaggtgctgattttggaaagaaactttctaattcgactccaattgattctaaagtctataaataagctataggggttctctaacacatcaagcatcacgaaaatacatatttgagaaaccctagaggctcggatttaatcttaaacctattttctacaaaaagcctcttttagatcaaatcgagatattgaaatttgatattaatatgtcgatttgatctccgcttcgcttggagttctattccctggttttctacaacactccaaagcgaaggatcaccatattcatgatattcttcatggtggcgtcgtggattcggcgtatttgacggcggttcgtggattcggatcgtgggctcgtggattcgagtggcgtcgtggattcggcgtgattgaagcttcgtggattcgaagtgaaggcgttcgtggattcggacgtgagggcgtggacaacccggagggtagcgcgaagattcataggaggttaagagaggttaagtccgtggagtcggtaatcaccttgtaatcttttctcttagtgaattgttttttcgcgtgttggtcccgtgggtttttctccaagttggagttttcccacgtaaatctcggtgtgctttttattttccgcatttatttttattgcatcgagatttgtggtttttggtcgttcacctattcacccccctctaggtgatagatacaatctagatagatccttgggctcctcaaaactttcacacGCCCCGCCcagaaaccactaccaatttggcacgattcgggcccggcgacagaccgccgaacggacagcacctcccctgtccgcccaaggctcacaacaagaatgtgtacaagaatttacccaggaatttaaattctaagcatacaTATTCAACAGGGCATAAATAGTGCCAGCAACTACAaggagcaagtaatccacaagataaagtatgtgaaataaagagaataCTTTACTAGATATTACAAtaatttcattacatcattttctttaatgattatatttttcacccaaaatacatagctctccaaatcctcacctacaagaaatctctctcaatacataggtgtactaatgcacaAAAGggaagctactatactaccacggtctcactgatcgggcgcgatgcccttgccgcggtcctccctcggcaaccctgtacctaccactggaaatagtgtgaggtgagaactatcttccatagttcccagtgggctcggccgccgactctgccgatctccccactaggtctaagtgggcacaagcaacaacagatagataggtagatagatatctgaaagctgtaaatacgatagtaggaaaactatcgtatatgcccataatcatgaatatgaatgcatgcatcatgtaATAAAGGTTGGCTATCATGCTagcaaattcgatccatgttcgaatagcaatattcaatgacatttttaaacctttaacctttcatttacccaatctgtggcgatgCCCTAGGACTCGCctatgactcacctttcaatcccaaagtggggagggagctccaagtgcacccaagcccgggaccgtctgcggacctccatgtggtccggacctccaagtggtcctagtctcgcgacactccggagtactcgacgacaatcccctccatgtggggataggatggctataccaccccaaacgcagactgtgagctagatctatcctctccaagtgaggatgccctacatctagggtcaacaacccaatctaatcctctccaagtgaggatgctctacaactagagtcaagaTTTCTCGCGGGATCACATGTTCCCAACactcatgcaatgctatttagcttttctaaattcattgttcacaaggcattttctaagggatccgcctacccctaggtccatcgacctctagtgtcatttacactacattaatgccacttaTTATcttttaacatttggatgccactcgtttgttctttgacaataacactactttctatgtcatcaacacccccatcaggttcatctctatctttagcatcataggatccacgttccgacccaattctcacctatctaagttactaagcgttccaagtacactaggttatcaattagaagcataaggaatagagctactatgcaatcctacaatgcaacatgtaagagatgacattaaatgcaatctaagacatagaaaggagttcgaaagcttcgggatggcaccccccacctttaatcgatgtagaggctttagaaacaGTCCTCGGCGAACgctacgaaaaggctttagcttCTTTGCCCAACCCAATGCAAAATCGGCCTTGTTTTGCAGATAgcttcacgccggctcgccgaatgctaaaaccgacttcgcccccacattttgtgacctaccaatagggtttccaaggcttcaaatgagatcaatctcatgttttcacaaaaatcccattttggagccctaggttcgcacccatagcaaaccacccaatgaatccctagattcttgggattgatctacttagaagcatgcttagggttcatttgacccattccaaagcatcaaaacccaaaaatcctaagtttcacaagctagggttcaagagcttacctcttgagctacaccaaagagaagaggagagggagatgaaggtgtccaaggccttcttcttgatctccttctgcttctccttcctttccttctcctttttttccttcctctccttcttgttcttcttcttctcctttctttcctagagagagagagagagagcaagagagaaagagagatagagaggaaaTGAGATGAGAGGGGCTGAGGGAGAGGGTTATTTCCCATATTCACCCTTCACATGGtggccattttgcacttaaacctCTCAACTTTTTATCTCTCAAACAGTTGTCGCTGGGctgttttcgcgcggagggaccggtctccccgtcatgggaccggtccccgagagcagcccatGCTACCAGGGGCCTTtctcgcgttcgggaaccggtctctccctgggagatcggtcctcgggagaccggtcctcacctgagagaccggtccccgagagcccaattttcaggacttagccaaatttcggcatttctcgctgggatcacgttcgggaaccggtccctctccaccagggaccggttgcaccaagcaaccccgctacacccagccgagggaaccggtctctcacctccagagaccggtccccgcgaGTAATCTCAGCCCAATGATAcagtttgcaccatttgctcttgtggactcaactccaaggcacttttgtgctttggacatctttaacttctccaaagggtattctctcgacaaatagtcgatcctggataaagtacaactctcggatttcgagaattcacttccttacaagctagctcaagtatatcttgatgaggtggtgagacttcacggggttccgaagtcgatcgtgtcggattgAGATCCCCGGtttacttcacacttttggaaaagcttGCAAGAGGCACTTGGGACACGACTCGATTTTAGTACcacgtttcatcctcaaagcgacggtcaatcggagaggacaatcCAAGTTTTAGAGGATATGTTGTGAGCGTGTGTCATTAATTATCGAGGCAGATGGAATGAACAcgacctatggccgagttcgcctacaacaatagctacCAAGCGAGTATAGAGATGGCACTGTTTGAAGCTCTCTAcgggcggaagtgccgatctcctatacattggagtgAGGTGGGTGAACGGGTAGTTTTGGGccccgatgtgttgcgagaggcggaggagaaagtcctcCTTGCTCGCCAAAGGTTGTTGACGGCTCAGAcgaggcaaaagagttatgcaaATAAACGCCGTCGAGATCTAGAATTCGCGGTTGTAGAccgcgtcttcttgaaagtttcGCCCATGAGGGGTGTGAAGAGGTTTGAAGTTCGGGGAAAGCTTAGTCCCCAGTATATCGGACCGTATGAGGTATTGGAACGGATTGGTGCGGTGGCTTATCGACTTGCATTGCCGCCCATGCTtccgggagttcacaatgtattccacgtgtctaatctccgcaagtacgttcatgaccccgagcataTGCTCTTGTTCGAACCGCCcaagcttcaagaggatatgacctATGAGGAATTCCCGGTGTTCATCATTGCTCGAGAGGTGAGAAAGTTACGGAACtgcgagattccgtatgttaaagtccagtggagcaatcacgatgattgGGAGGCTACTTCGGAGCTCGAGGAGGCGATGAGAAAGCGTCATCCTCATCTTTTCGAATATTTGGATTGAGGTACGAGTTTCTATTTAAATGCGTGGtgtttcgcggatgaaactccttttaagaaggggaggatgtaaggtaatGGATCCTCAGCACGTGCAAAATCGAACTTGGGTCGGAATTGACCGAAATGCGGAGTTGATAGCTTCGGAACGCTTTGGAAAAGTCTGAATGCGTTGGAATGGCTTTAAGGGTGTTAAGGGACCTTAGTGAGCAGCTGGGAGAAAATTCTGCAAATTTCGCAATTGTGGTGCtcacggggtccggaccctgaactACGATGCTCACGGGGTCAGAACCCTGTGCAGGGTCCAGACCCCATAGGCGAAACcagcccagtttgggcagtgtgTGAATAGAGTTGTTTGGGGTGTTAAGTGCAATTGTGTGCATATGGGAGTGTATATGAGTGGGTTTTagctcatttctctccctctccctcacatttGCAACCAAAgaacactctctttctctctctaagatctctctctctcccacggTGGAACCAAGAGGAGAAGGTGGTGGAGATTATGGCTTGAAGGTGgagcttcttcctcttcttcttccttggctcAAGAAGGAAGCTTGTTGAGGTAAGCTCTTTGAGCTCTAATGGTAGAttcttagggtttggtttatatACCCTAGAATTGGAtctagatggaaccctagatgtTGTTAGgatgctatttgcttgaatcaagAGTTTGTTTAGTGTATTCTTGCAAATAGTGgattctagggtttggtttgggGTTTTGCCATAGTAGGGTTGGATCTAAATTGACCCTCTGGAAACTCAATTGAAGGTAAAATCGACATGGTGGGCAACTCAAACGGGAGTTCCTACGGGCGTGCGGCGAGTTCTTGAGAGAAAGGACCATTTTCGCTTCGTTTCCATCGGATAGAGCCAAAGCGAcgtctaaaaatcatgaaacTAGAATTCTCACACCTCGACAGTgtttagaggtggggggtgctatccagAACATCCagatttccttttatgtctatgttgcTCCTTTGGCCATTTATGTTCATATTAgcattcatgcattgtagagtaAGTTGTTGCTTATTCCACTCTTTGCATATTCTCATGAGGTTTGTATAAAAATGAGATGGAACATAATGTTAtgtgcatgaggattggatgTGAACAAGGGACTCTATAGTGGCATGATAAAGAGAACTTGGACATCGTGGCACTGGCGTTTGATATGAAAATGTggaattgtgacattgtggcattagctagagataTTGTGACTTGTGGCATTAGCgagagacattgtgacattctggtattagctagagacattgtgacattgtggcatttggCTAGAGACAATGTGATCACTCAAGAAATAAGGATTGGGATTAGTATTTTACCGGATTTGATTaccactagttggtagggtatccttgggttggaggattggatcatgctcacataCGTCTGTTTTTGCTTAGCAGTGGTcactccacccaagcagtggtcTTCGGAGTACTTCACGGTAGGGGCTAACGTAGCTGTCCTGCAGACAGTCCCGGGTGAGTGTAGCGGACATCTCCTCACGATGCGGGATTGGGGTGTGAGTAGGGGCTCAACCTTCGGGTGAGTCGGAATGATTGGGTGATGAAAAGGtaaatggcatgcatcatgagtatAGTAGTTGCTATTACTTGTTTACCTTACCTGTTTATTGTTTCATATGTTGAGGCGTAGTAGCATGCTAGATGATCATTATATTGCTAACCTATCTACTtttgcctgcttagacctagtgggaaaatcggcggcgtcggtagccgaacccactgagaactatttgttagttctcatcccactttgttgcaaggCCTAGCGCGAGCGGACAGGTTGAAAACCGCGGTAAGGGTATAGCGCCCTAGGTAACTACCTCCTATGCATTGGAGTCGAGTTCCATTTTGTGATATGATGTATATTGGTAGAGAGACTTTATGTATTTGGGTGAGGTTGCTAAAGATGTTCATGTATTATGAGAAGTATTATAAACCATTTGTATATTTGATGGTTGAATGATGTAAAACCAAGTGGAAACATGTAAAAATGGTTGAATGTCAATGTAATAACTAGTTTCTCTCTAACTCTCGCATGTATCATTACTTGCttgtatcatgtatgttgttcaTGTTTGTTTCCTGGGCAACTAGATGTACATGATCGTtcgttgagccttggacggacaggggagactatgtccgttcggcgtctgtcgacgcgcgcgaaccgaccaaataggcgatTGCGGGGTGTGACAATATGTGCTATTGCTTGCCAGCCTCCATAGCGGCACTAGAGGGGAGCAACCCCTACCTTGTCTAATAGCGTGTAACCCTGTCAAGCTCCATGTGGCTCTGCAGGCTATAATCCTATGTGAGATCAAAAGATCACGAGTGACTAATATCATGTTCTCAGTATACTATAGACTACTGCTCTAATACACAACTTCTAACACACATCTTGCAACAAGTGTATTGTAACTAAGTGAACCAGACTCTAAAATCATGCATACTATGTCACTCTACCCCTTCGGCCTAATCAACATGTGTAAACAATAATTTTCCTATGTATTGATCATAACTAACTTAGATAGGTACTCGCAAATAGGAATGTTCGATTTCTACTTTTCGATAGAATTTACACTGACAATACTCTCTATGAacatgcataaaatataggCATGTATTTGCATCGATGGAGACATAGTAGGAAATTCGCCATTTTCAGCGACTCGGAACCCACCTCGAATTGTTAATCCAATAACGGTCAAAATCAACCTCCAAGGCATCAATCCTCGGCTCACTTCTTTTAggaatccactaagaaaactctGATATCAGTGAGGGTGCTAGCAAGGCAAGATAGAACTAAAATCCGTTAATTCAGGATTCGGTGAATGAATACCGGATTTTGTCGAAAATTAGTCAAGTAACCTCACAATCCAATAGAGGTAGCTCCAAGACAACCAAACGTGCTAGAGGAGCTCGAGAAAAAGCCAAAGCCGGGGTAGGCATCATAGTCATACCCACAAAATCTGAGAGAGAGACGCCCACATTGCAGTCGTCCAAGCAGCCACTACCGAAACCACGAGCTGCATTCTAGCAGCCTCCGCAACAGCCGCGACCGTAACAGCTCCCTATGCCGTCTCCATAAAGACGCTCGCAGCAGCTCTCGTGCTCTACATAGGCAGTGGGGCCTGGGCAATAGCAGCTGAATCGACAACATAGACCCAGTAAGTGCCGTAACCTGACCCGTTAAGGCCACTACTTACCAACAAGTGGCTATACCTGGTGAATCTCACCTTGCCGCTAGATGCCAACTTGGTAATCCACCACGACTCTCGGTAGAAGCACGAGTCTGCACCAACATTGTAATACAAACAGACGTAATAAATTTACCATATACCAGTAGCACCAAACACGGCGTAATAAGATAAGTATATGCCTAGAGATTATTAAATCTCGACCCAAATACTGCGACTTAATTCTAACAACCCCGCGCTCTCACGTGCCTATAAGCCTTAGGTTACCTATGGGTCATCATAAACTATAGTTGATTGTGGTTCAAATtttctctgataccatattaatctgtcacgcctcaaGGTTCTTTTTGGAAGTCCTTCTTAGAAAAACTAGCGAAAAAcatgtagattttttaaaaaaacatctttGAGAACACCCCGCGAACGCACAAAAACCCATCACATGGACAAAAGATTCCCTATATAAAtggacaaagtctcccctgtacatggACGGCGTAGTactataatataaaatcaaccaaagatacaaccacacaatacaaataatataatgatCATATGATAACGATAAATTACATACGTCCATTATAGTTAAACATTAATAGGTAATGAACTAAACTAATACAGCGAAATGATAATGAATATTAACAATGAACAGATCTGGAACACGGCTATCTAGTATCGTCCTCATGCACCGTCCCAACCCTCATTGCCTGCGTCACCTaaaaaatggtgaggggcagggggtgagaacatgtaaacatgtctcctctcccagtgggtaccgcaagacGATGAAAGCAAGGCATACTCACCTGCAAAAGGAAGAGATAACCATAATCATGAGCAGGTATCATATGGATAGTAACAATGAAATGATAATTGGCAATGAATGCTAAAGCACTGCTACTATAAGTAGAAAATGACAACTAGGCATAATCGACAAATGTATCGAAGTAGTAACAACGATGGCTAGGAAGAAACTACAACAGCCAATCAATATATAACTATCTATTACTGCAACAAGCAATAGAATACACCAATGCAGCAAATGGGTGAATAATGCCAATAACCAAGCCAACTATCGTATTGGCCAAAAGACTTTAGGCTAAACCACATCCTACTCGCCCACCTGGCAGATAACCCTAACAGGCACTTCGTAGGGCTCATGGGTCAAATGTACGACTACTTTTCTGGAAAAGAACACCTTTTGGGTTGATCAGACCACTGGTGTACATGAAATTCTTACGAGCTGTGGTGATCGATGCAATATGAACAATAGCGACATCGGCAAGTAGCCGAGAGAATAATCCATAAGGAGTCGCGGACCAATCAGGTCAATCTCTATCTAAGAGTGCCACTGACCATCAGGTCAAGTAATGTCAAGTCATGCGATATACCAATAGAAGTGTCACCAAACGCAAggtcaaaaaatattaaatcatgTAACACACAAATAGGAGTGCCACCGACAACAAGGTAAACTAATGTCATAACATGCAATATACATCTAAGAATATTAGTAACCATATGGTCAACTAATGTCATAACATGCAATATACATTTAGGAGTGTCACAAACCATATGGTCTACTAATGTCATAACATGCAATATACATCTAGAAGTGTCACAGACAACACCGTCAACTATTGTCATaacataaaatatacaaataggaGTGTCACTGACCCCACGGTCAACTAATGTCATAACATGCAATATACAAATAGGAATGCGACCGATAACAAGGTCAACTGATATCAAGGTCATCTACTATAATCATACAATAGATAACGTCTCAATCACAAAAGAACACCGCTCTAACACTAAATCATGATAATACGAGACAAAAGCAACTGTAGAACAACTAGCTATGAAGTCAAGTGGTGTACGAAAGCTGTACCGATATCAAGTAAATGAAAGGAGATGATAGGGACAGAAATCACCGAACAGGCACCACTTTACCAACTTCGGATCGAAATACCCACCTCTACCATAGAATAAAACCCGATTGTTGGGACCTATGCAAAGTCccatccaaaatcaaaattagctCAAACCCACTAATTACAAAAGCTATGATTCCATGTGAATACAAACAAGTGAACAATCAATTTTTCGAATCTCGTTCCACGGTCACTGGAAGATCGCCCGATAGTCACACCGACTCGTTGGAACGTCACCTCCACCTACGAGGTGTCCCAAATTGAGCCCCACACTTATCCTACCTCACCCACTATCccaacatataattttaatgcTATTGGGGCAATTGCACAAGTAGTGCGCCAAAACGAAAAACTAAGATCCCGAAAATCACCGATTTGGCTTCGGGAATGTCCATTTTAGCACTGGAATCACCCACAGCCCTCACACTGCGACCAGAGGTGTCAAACCTTGTCTTAACACCAGCCAATAAGGTTACAACACCACTACAACTAGCAGCAGTAAGCGCG includes the following:
- the LOC109712101 gene encoding uncharacterized protein LOC109712101, with protein sequence MAEFAYNNSYQASIEMALFEALYGRKCRSPIHWSEVGERVVLGPDVLREAEEKVLLARQRLLTAQTRQKSYANKRRRDLEFAVVDRVFLKVSPMRGVKRFEVRGKLSPQYIGPYEYVHDPEHMLLFEPPKLQEDMTYEEFPVFIIAREVRKLRNCEIPYVKVQWSNHDDWEATSELEEAMRKRHPHLFEYLD